The region GGAGTTAGGAACAAGCACGATATTGCGGTAATCGCCATGGCCGCCGCCTTTGGTCGCCTGGAAATAATCGCACTGACCGGGCTGAATGCTGCCCAGTCCGGGGCCGCCGCGGGCCATGTTGACGATGACGCAGGGCAGCTCCGCCCCGGCGATATAGGAGATCCCCTCCTGCTTAAGGCTGATGCCGGGGCTGGAGGACGAGGTCATAACCCTTGCGCCGGCGCCGGCTGCGCCATAAACCATGTTGATGGCGGCGACTTCGCTTTCGGCCTGCAGAAAAACGCCATTCACCTGCGGCAGGCGCTTGGCCATGTATTCGATAAGCTCGCTCTGCGGGGTAATGGGGTAACCGAAATAATGACGGCAGCCGGCTACAACAGCCGCCTCACCGATTGCCTCATTGCCCTTCATCAGGATTTTTTCCGCCACATTATTCACTCCCTTGCCTATTTATGGATTTCAATTACTACATCCGGACATGTCCGGGCGCACAGCATACAGCCGATGCACTGGGATTCGTCGCTGCAGGTAGCCGGACGGTAACCTTTACTGTTAAAGCGATTGGCGATAACCACGATTTTCTTCGGGCAGACCACCGTACATAGCTCGCACCCTTTGCACCTTTCCTCGTTAAACACAGGTTTCGGCACTTCAATTCCTCCTTATCCATAATCTAATGCCTTAATGGTCAAACCGGTTGATAACCCAAACGGCGGGCGATCTTCCCGGACTTCTCCCTCAAAATTCTCACCAGCGTCTCGTAACGCTGGGTCTCGAGCGCCGAACTGGCGCTCGACACCGACAAAGCGGCCGCGACTTTACCTAACGCATCGTGGACAGGGACGGCAATACAAGTAACCCCTTCGATCGTCTCATTACAGCCCACCGCGAAGCCCTGTTCTCTGACCTGGGCAAGCTCCCCCATTAGCGCATCCCGGTCGGTCAGCGTATACGGCGTAAACTGCTCAACCCCGCGCTGCAGCACTTCGCTGACAATCGCCGGCGGCGCATTGGCCAACAGCACTTTACCGATCGCCGTACTGTGCAGCGTGATGGAAAAATCGAACTTCGGTATAATGAAGAACGGTCGCTGCGGCTCGACCTTATCGATGATAATGAGTTCCGTCCCCGACAGTACCGCCAACAAGGCGATTTCCTGCGTCTCGTTGGCCAGTTCCGCCATCAGCGGGCGGGCGATCTCCCTGATGTCAAGCTGCTCGGCGCACGCCTCGCCCAGACGGATAAGCCCGTAACCGAGAGTATAGCGGCCTGAATCCGTCTGACGGACAAAACCGCGAAGCATCAACGTCTGCAGCAGGCTGTGAATCGTGCTCTTCTGGACTCCCAGTTCCTTGGCGAGCTCGGTCACGCCCATGTCGCGGCGGTGCCGGCCCAGAAGCAGCAGAAGCTCGACAGCCCGGTCCACCGATGCGATGATATATTGCGAACCAGTTTTATCCAGGCAAACCACCTTCGTTTCCATCTAGCGAACGATGTTCATTTTTTCCTCTTTTAGTATATTCGCAGGGTGCGGGGCAAATCCTGCCCGCTTTATCCCGCGCTGCGCATGAATACAAAATACTGAAAAAGTATGCTCATAACGAACATTTGTCACTCAAATGCATATTATTTCCGATAAAAAGTGTTAAATACCCTGACGGTGAAAGCGACGCCCGCTGGGTTGTAAACCATGCCGGACAAAGAAAAAAAGACCCGCGATTTAATCGCAGGTCTCCTTGCTGTCTGTGCGGTAAACGGTCATCGTCATCTTGTCGCCGGCTTTACTGACCCCGAAGACATAGCCTTCCCTCTTGAGCGCCTTATTGAGGAAATCGACCACGTCCACCAGTCCGGCGGCGGCGGGAAAGGCTCTGGCGGCGATCATTTCCAGCGTTTTACCGCCGGCGTTCTCCCCGTCCATTTGCGTCTTACCCGACTATTTCCGCAAAATCGCCTGTCTTCGCGCCGCACGCGTTGCCCTCGTCGGTATCGACATGCATTTCCAACGCGAAGTTTTCGTGGACGCGCACCAGTACCTTGTCGAATATCAGGCAGCGCTCGGCGTCGCCAATCTTGACGGAAACGAACTGCTTATCTTTCACGCCGAACTCGGCCGCGTCGGCAGGCGTCATGTGAATATGGCGGCAGGCGGCGATAACGCCGGTACCGAGCTTAACTTCCCCTTTGGGACCGACGAGCGTCAGTCCGGGTGCGTCGCGGTGATCTCCCGAATCCCGCACCGGAACCTTCAGTCCCAGCTTCATGGCGTCGGTGAGCGCCAGTTCCACCTGAGTATTAGGCCGTACCGGCCCGAGGATGCGCACCTGCTTGAAACTGCCTTTCTCGGTCACCAGATCGACCCGTTCCTCACAGGCGTACTGGCCCGGTTGCCCGAGGTCCTTGAACGGGTGAAGCTGGTGGCCTTTACCGAACAGGATGTCGAGATGCTCCTGGCTGATATGGAGATGGCGGGCTGAAATACCTACCGTAATCTTAGGTTTGGCCATTGTTCAGAAACACTCCTTGCAAGATTAATCTATTCGATGATCTCCGAGAAATACACGACCGTGACCGTGTCGGTAAGGGTCAGGGGCTTGTCATAGATCGACCGCAGAAAGACGAGCAGATCGTCGACATTGGCCAGATCCGGATTTTCTCCCTGCAGATCCTCGGCGGTAAGCTGGCAGATCGGCTTTACCAGCACCCGGTCGATGGCGGCGGTGTATATCTTCTTTTTCTGGGCGAAGCGCTTGCCAACCGTCACCCAGACTATATCACCCTCAGCATACTTGTGGGTCTTGTCCCCCAGCCTGATGGTGCAGGTTTTGCGCCGGCACACGAGCTGGCTGTGGTAGTTGGACGAGTAGAAGTTCAGCGCGCGCATATCACTTTTCCTCCCCTGTCGATTATCCTATCCCAGCCACTTGCGGATGCGGTCGACAGCCTCGCGAAGCCTATCCTGCGGCTGCACGAGCGCGATTCGCACATACCCTTCGCCATAGGGGCCGAACCCGACTCCGGGTACAACGACCACCCCGGCGTTTTCTATAAGACTGGCGGCGAAGGAGAACGAATCTTGCTTGGTCGGCACCGGCGCCCATACGTACATCGACGCTTTAGGACGGGTAACCTTCCAGCCCATGCTGTTGAAACCGTCGACGACGATATCGCGGCGACGCGCATACTCGTCCGCCATGGCGGCCACGCAGTCCTGGGGCCCGGTCAGGGCAGCAACCGCGGCCTGCTGAATGGGCAGGAAGATGCCATAGTCGAAATTCGACTTCACGCGGCCGAGAAGCTCGATCGCCTGAGCGTTGCCGACAACAAAACCGACACGGCAGCCGGCCATGCAGAAACTCTTCGACATCGTGTGAAACTCTACCCCGATATCTTTCGCCCCAGGCAGGCTCAGGAAGCTGGGCGGCCGGTAACCGTCGAAGCACAGTTCGCTGTAAGCGAAATCGTGGCATACGAGGAATTTGTACCTTTTGGCCAGTTCCACCACCCGGCCGAAAAACTCCACTGTCGCGGTGGCAGCCAGCGGGTTATTGGGATAGTTGAGAATCATCATCTTGGCCCGCTTCAGGACGCTCTCCGGGATTGCGTCCAGGTCGGGCAGATAGTCGTTCTCAGGCGTCAGCGGCATCAGGTAGAGTTCGGCGTCGGCGGAGACCGGTCCGGCCGTATAGATGGGATAACCGGGGTCAGGCACCAGCACGACGTCGCCGGGATTGGCGAAGCACAGGGAAATATGGGCGAGCCCGTCCTGGGAACCGAGGAGGGAATGAACCTCGGTCGCCGGGTCGAGGGCGACGCCGAACTTGGACCCGTACCAGTCGGTAACCGCCTGCAGGAATTCCGGCGTGCCCTTGGAAAGCGCGTAGCCGTAATTCTTCGGGTCGGCGACGCCTTTCAGGAGCGCCTCCATTACGTGCGGCGCCGGCGGCACGTCCGGGCTGCCAAGGCTGAGGGTAATAACATCCTTGCCGGCGGCGACCGCCTTTTTGCGCATATCGTCCACCTGGGTGAAGATTGCCGACGACATGCCCTGCATACGTTTGGCCTGATCGAGCATAATACCCCTCCCTATCTAGTGCGGTTGCCGAAAATACATCTGCATTATCCTCCGCGAGCGGCAACCTTTTCACGTTCCATACTGAATATCTTCTAAGCGAAATATTCCAGCCGGAGGGGCGGGATTCCTACCTGGCAGCCTTTTTATTTTGCACATATTCATGGATTTTAGCAGCGGCCTT is a window of Selenomonadales bacterium 4137-cl DNA encoding:
- a CDS encoding DUF4264 family protein; translation: MDGENAGGKTLEMIAARAFPAAAGLVDVVDFLNKALKREGYVFGVSKAGDKMTMTVYRTDSKETCD
- a CDS encoding phosphate propanoyltransferase, which produces MAKPKITVGISARHLHISQEHLDILFGKGHQLHPFKDLGQPGQYACEERVDLVTEKGSFKQVRILGPVRPNTQVELALTDAMKLGLKVPVRDSGDHRDAPGLTLVGPKGEVKLGTGVIAACRHIHMTPADAAEFGVKDKQFVSVKIGDAERCLIFDKVLVRVHENFALEMHVDTDEGNACGAKTGDFAEIVG
- a CDS encoding ASCH domain-containing protein, coding for MRALNFYSSNYHSQLVCRRKTCTIRLGDKTHKYAEGDIVWVTVGKRFAQKKKIYTAAIDRVLVKPICQLTAEDLQGENPDLANVDDLLVFLRSIYDKPLTLTDTVTVVYFSEIIE
- a CDS encoding IclR family transcriptional regulator, with amino-acid sequence MVCLDKTGSQYIIASVDRAVELLLLLGRHRRDMGVTELAKELGVQKSTIHSLLQTLMLRGFVRQTDSGRYTLGYGLIRLGEACAEQLDIREIARPLMAELANETQEIALLAVLSGTELIIIDKVEPQRPFFIIPKFDFSITLHSTAIGKVLLANAPPAIVSEVLQRGVEQFTPYTLTDRDALMGELAQVREQGFAVGCNETIEGVTCIAVPVHDALGKVAAALSVSSASSALETQRYETLVRILREKSGKIARRLGYQPV
- a CDS encoding LL-diaminopimelate aminotransferase, translated to MLDQAKRMQGMSSAIFTQVDDMRKKAVAAGKDVITLSLGSPDVPPAPHVMEALLKGVADPKNYGYALSKGTPEFLQAVTDWYGSKFGVALDPATEVHSLLGSQDGLAHISLCFANPGDVVLVPDPGYPIYTAGPVSADAELYLMPLTPENDYLPDLDAIPESVLKRAKMMILNYPNNPLAATATVEFFGRVVELAKRYKFLVCHDFAYSELCFDGYRPPSFLSLPGAKDIGVEFHTMSKSFCMAGCRVGFVVGNAQAIELLGRVKSNFDYGIFLPIQQAAVAALTGPQDCVAAMADEYARRRDIVVDGFNSMGWKVTRPKASMYVWAPVPTKQDSFSFAASLIENAGVVVVPGVGFGPYGEGYVRIALVQPQDRLREAVDRIRKWLG
- a CDS encoding ferredoxin family protein, with protein sequence MPKPVFNEERCKGCELCTVVCPKKIVVIANRFNSKGYRPATCSDESQCIGCMLCARTCPDVVIEIHK